Proteins found in one Puntigrus tetrazona isolate hp1 unplaced genomic scaffold, ASM1883169v1 S000000148, whole genome shotgun sequence genomic segment:
- the syap1 gene encoding synapse-associated protein 1 — protein sequence MFKGWGSWLGAESENEEKTEKHDINVNEETEGPQPVLQQAKGLSGFILDFASSASKKISESVVETAQTIKKTVEESNIDGIIDKTILGDFQKEQEKFVQEKNARKTDAAVPPWVGYNEEETIQQQILALSADKRNFLRDPPAGVQFQFDFDQMYPVALVMLQEDELLNRMRFDLVPKQVKEDVFWRNYFYRVSLIKQSAQLTALAAQQQAQEKREEEKNAAPPLNDSISESIRPKTPPVAISAKAKSNEEDEDISTSPGVSEFVSDAFDACDINQEDLRKEMEQLVLDKKDEETADWEKELQQELQEYEVVVDPENRDDNWDREIEEMLQDDS from the exons ATGTTTAAGGGCTGGGGCTCGTGGCTGGGCGCGGAGTCCGAGAACGAGGAGAAGACGGAAAAACACGACATAAACGTCAACGAGGAGACCGAGGGACCGCAGCCCGTCCTGCAGCAGGCCAAAGGACTCAGCG GCTTCATCCTGGACTTTGCGAGCAGCGCGAGTAAGAAGATCTCCGAGTCTGTGGTGGAGACGGCTCAAACGATCAAGAAGACGGTGGAGGAGAGCAACATCGACGGCATCATCGACAAG ACCATTTTGGGTGATTTCCAGAAGGAGCAGGAAAAATTCGTCCAGGAGAAGAATGCGAGGAAAACAG ACGCCGCGGTGCCGCCCTGGGTCGGGTACAACGAGGAGGAAACCATTCAGCAGCAGATCCTCGCTTTATCAGCC gACAAGAGGAACTTCCTGCGCGATCCCCCGGCCGGAGTCCAGTTCCAGTTTGACTTCGATCAGATGTACCCCGTGGCTCTGGTGATGTTACAGGAAGACGAGCTGCTCAACAGGATGCGCTTCGACCTCGTCCCCAAACA ggtgAAGGAGGACGTGTTCTGGAGGAATTATTTCTACCGCGTGTCTCTGATCAAGCAGTCGGCTCAGCTCACGGCTCTCGCCGCTCAACAGCAGGCgcaagagaagagagaagaggagaagaaCGCCGCGCCGCCGCTGAACGACagcatctcag AAAGCATCAGACCGAAGACGCCGCCTGTGGCCATCAGCGCTAAAGCTAAGAGCAACGAG GAAGACGAGGACATCTCCACCAGCCCCGGCGTGTCCGAGTTCGTGAGCGACGCGTTTGACGCCTGCGACATAAACCAGGAGGATCTGAGGAAAGAGATGGAGCAGCTGGTGCTGGACAAGAAAGACG AAGAGACGGCTGACTGGGAGAAGGAGCTGCAGCAGGAGCTCCAGGAGTACGAGGTGGTCGTCGACCCAGAAAACCGCGACGATAACTGGGACCGCGAGATCGAGGAGATGCTGCAGGACGACAGCTAA